CCGGCCGTGTCGAACGACGTAACGGTAGTGGAGCGCGCCAAGAAATAGTTGCTCCGCCGCTCGTACAACAAGCCGCCCGGCCCGCACCCACGCGCCGGGCGGCTTTTTAGTGCCCTTACCCCGCTGGCCTCGGGTGCCGTATAACCTTGCAGCACCAAGCCCTTGTACTCATGGCCAAAAAATCCTTCAACGAGCTCATCAACAGCCCCGGCATGCCCGTGCTGGTCGATTTCTACGCCGATTGGTGCGGCCCGTGCAAAGCCATGGCCCCCATTCTGGAGCAAGTGGCGGCGCGGCACCAAGGCAAAATCAAGGTGATAAAAGTAGATGTGGACCGCAACCCGGCCGCCGCGCAGCAGTTTCGGGTGCAGGGCATTCCTACCCTAATCCTGTTTCACAAAGGCCAGCCAGTGTGGCGGCAGTCGGGCGTGGTGCCCGAGCCGCAGCTCAACCAGGTACTCGCCGGCTACGTGGGCCAGCGCGCCTAAGCCGCTTACGCGCCTTATCTTGTGCGGCCGGCGCTGTTGCGCCGGCCGTTTTTTATGCGCCACGCTGATATCTGCATTCTTGGGGCCGGACCCGCCGGCGCCACCGCCGCCCTGCACCTGGCCAACGCCAGCCACCGCGTAACCGTGCTCGACAAGGCCACTTTCCCACGCGACAAGGTGTGCGGCGATGCCCTGAGCGGCAAGGTGCTGATGGAGCTGCGCCGCATCGACGAAGCCCTGCCGGCCAAGTTGGCCGCCTGGCCCGGCCAGCTGCCCAGCTGGGGCATCGACTTCTTTGCGCCCAACGGGCAGCGGCTCAGCGTACCCTTTCGGCCCCGCTACAACCCCGATACCGAAGCCCCCGCCGGCCACGTAGCCCGCCGCCTCGATTTCGACCAATTGTTGGTGGATGAGCTGCGCCTGCGCCCCGAAGTAGAGCTGCTCGAGGGCACCACCGTGGCCAACCACCGCCTAGGTGCCGACGGCCGCTGGCTGCTGCTCGATGCCGCCGATCGGCCCATCATTACGGCGCGGTTGCTGCTGGTGGCCAACGGGGCGCAGTCGGCGTTTGCCCGGCAAATTGGCGGCCACGCCCTGGAGCCCGCGCACCACTGCGCCGGCCTGCGGGTGTACTACCGCGGGGTGCGCCAGCTGCACCCGCACAACTTTATCGAGCTGCATTTTCTGCCCGATTTTTTGCCGGGTTACCTCTGGATTTTTCCGCTGCCCGATGGCGCCGCCAACGTGGGCGTGGGCATGCTTACGAAGGAAGTGTCGCGCAAGCGCGTGAACCTGCGCGAGCGGCTGCACGAGCTGCTTACCACGCACCCCAAGCTGCGCGAGCGGTTTGCCGAGGCCACCCCCGAGGGCCCGGTGCGCGGTTTTGGCTTGCCCCTAGGTTCGAAGCGCCGCCCGCTTTCCGGCAACGGCTACCTGCTCCTCGGCGACGCCGGCTCCCTCATCGACCCGTTTACCGGCGAGGGCATCGGCCACGCCATGATTTCGGGTAGGCACGCCGCCGACTGGGCCGCCCGGGCTTTGGCTGCCAACGATACGTCAGCCCGCTTTCTGCAGGGCTACGATGCCGCCGTGTACCGCCGCCTGGGTAAGGAGCTGCGCCTGAGCCACGGCATGCAGCGGCTGCTGCGCTGGCCGAGCTTGTTCAACTTTGTGGCCAACCGTGCTGCCCGCAACCCTACCCTGGCCGAAACCTTATCGGCCATGTTCCTCGACCTGGACTTGCGCGAGCGGCTGCGGCAACCGTCGTTTTACCTGCGCCTGCTGGCTGGCAAATGAGCGCCCTAGGTGCCGCTACTTGCCGGCGAAGCGGCGCAGGCTCTTGTTGGCTTCGGGGTTTAGCTCGGAGGCGCGCTCCAAGTCGCGGCGGGCGTCTTCGGGCTTGTTGAGCGAGGCGTAGCAAATACCGCGGTACTCGTAGGCATCGGCGTACTGCGCATCAAGTTCGATGGCCTTGTTGAAATCGGGCATGGCGCCCTTGTAATTCCCGAGCTGCATTTTGGCAATGCCGCGGCCGAAGTAAGCTTCTTTATCGGTGGGGTTGTAGCGCAGGGTTTTGCCGAAGTCGCTGATGGCGGCGTTGTACTCTTTCAGCCGCAGGCGCGTGAGGCCCCGGTTGTACAAGGCCACTGGGTTGGTGGCTTTGATGCGCAAGGCGGCATTGAAATCGGTTAGCGCATTGCGGTAATCCTTGAGCTGGGCCTTGGCGCGGCCGCGCGCAATCAGGGCGTCGGCGTTGCGCGGGTTAGCTTTCAGGCGGGCATCGGCGGCTTTAATCTCGGCCCGAAAATCGGCGGGCGTGCGGCGCTCGGCTGCGCCGGCCCCAGGTGCCACGGCCGCCTCGGGTGCTGCGGCACCTAGGGCCGGCTCGGTGCTGGCCACCGGCGTGGCAGCCGCGGGGGCAAGCGCCCGGCCCGAGTCGGCCGCGGCGGCGGCAGCGGCCTCGTTCAGGCGCGCACGGGCGGCCATGGTGGGCGTTTCGTTTTCGCGGGTGGCCGAGCACTGGGCCGTCAGCAAAATCAGCAGCAGGCCACCTAGGGCCGGCAAGGATTGTATAGCTGGTTTCATCGGGAGTTGATCAGGGTAAAAGAAAGCAAACGCCGGAAAGCCCAAACCCGGGCTCCGCGGTTTAGTATACGGCAGCGCGCCGCCGAAGTACCGCGCATTGGGGCGGTATTGCCGGGGCGGCTATCTTTGCCCACCCGAGCCCAGGCTGGGCCCGGCTTTCAATTGCCCATCTTTCCCATCAGACAACCTTATATGGCATTGCAGTACGACGTAGTCGTGATTGGCTCGGGCCCTGGCGGCTACGTAGCGGCCATTCGCGCCTCGCAGCTTGGCCTGAAAGTAGGCGTGGTAGAGCGCGAATCGCTCGGTGGCATCTGCCTCAACTGGGGCTGCATCCCCACCAAAGCCCTGCTGAAATCGGCGCAGGTATTCGACTACCTGAAGCACCCGCAGGAGTACGGTCTCTCGGCCGACAACGTCGGCTACGACTTTGCGGCCGTGGTAAAGCGCAGCCGCGGCGTGGCCGAGGGCATGAGCAAGGGCGTTACCTTCCTGCTGAAGAAAAACAAGGTTGATGTCATTTCGGGCACGGCCAAAATCAGCAAGCCCGGCGAAGTGGCCGTAACCAAGGCCGATGGCGGCAGCGAAACCATCCAGGCCAAGCACATCATTCTGGCTACCGGCGCCCGCGCCCGCGAGCTGCCGAACCTGCCCATCGACCACAAGAAAATCCTGGGCTACCGCGACGCCATGGTGCTGCCCGAGCAGCCCAAAACGATGGTAGTGGTGGGCTCCGGCGCCATCGGCGTGGAGTTTGCCTACTTCTACGCCACCATGGGCACTAAGGTGACCATCGTGGAGTTCATGCCGCGCATCGTGCCGGTGGAGGACGAAGAAGTGTCGAAGCAGCTGGAGCGTTCGTTCAAGAAATCGGGCATCGATATCCTCACCAACGCCTCGGTGGAGAAGGTGGACACCAGCGGCCCCGGCTGCAAAGTGACCATCAAAACCGCCAAAGGCGAGCAGCAGATGGACGCCGACGTGGTGCTGAGCGCCGTGGGCATTCAGCCGAACCTCGAGAACCTAGGCCTTGAGGAGCTGGGCATTACGGTGGAGAAAGGCCGCATTAAGGTGGATGAGTACTACCGCACCAACGTGCCCGGCATCTACGCCATTGGCGACATCGTGCCCGGCCCGGCGCTGGCGCACGTGGCCTCGGCCGAGGGCATTACCTGCGTGGAGGCCATTGCCGGCCACCACCCCGAGCCCATCAACTACGGCAACATCCCCGGCTGCACCTACTGCTACCCCGAAATTGCCTCGGTGGGCCTCACCGAAGAAGAAGCCAAAAAGCAGGGCTACGACGTGCTGGTGGGCAAGTTCCCCTTCTCGGCCTCGGGCAAAGCTTCGGCTTCGGGTGCCAAGGACGGCTTCGTGAAGGTCATCTTCGACAAGAAGTACGGCGAATGGCTGGGTGCCCACATGATCGGCGCCGGCGTAACCGACATGATTGCCGAAGCCGTGGTGGCGCGCAAGCTCGAAACCACCGGCCACGAAATCATCAAGGCCATTCACCCCCACCCCACCATGTCGGAGGCGGTGATGGAGGCTGCTGCCGCTGCTTACGGGGAGGTAATTCACCTGTAAGCCCTAGGTTATCTTACGTGCCAACGGCCCGCCGGAACAGTGTTCCGGCGGGCCGTTGTGCGTATCTCTCAGGTGGTTTTATGCATCCATACGCCGCAGCCACCAGCGCCAACGCTACTGCGGCAGCGCGGTTCGTGCCGCGTCGAAGGGCAGCTTCTTGTAAGTGCCACGCAGCCGCGCGTCCAAGTCGGCTTTGTCGTCGGTGAAGCGGGGCTGGCCGGGCTGCTCGAAGTGCCAGGTGCCCAGGTAGTGTACCTGGCCCGCGGCAACGGTGAAGACGTATCGGGTGGCGGCTACGGCGTTGGCCGGATTAGCGGCTTTGCGCAGGTTTTCGGTGAACGTTTCGCCGCCGTACCATTTGCTTTCGGTGTATTCGTAGAAGTGCAGGGCGTAACGGCCGGGCGGCACCGCGAAGCAGAAGCTGTTGCTGCGCGCCGATTTGAAGGCCGGCTTCACCTCCAGCCGCACGGCTTTGCCGGTGCCGAGATTGACGAGGCGCACGTACTGCCCGAAACCGCCGCTGCTGAAGCCCAAGCGTTGCACACAACTGCCGTACACGATTCCCTTGTCGGGTGGGATAATGCCGCGGTCGGGGCTCCAATAGTTCAGCGCAGGCTGCAGCCCCTTAAGCGGCAGCAGATCCAGTGAATCGGGCCCGGCCGCCACCTGGGAAGCTACGCCGGGTACCCCAAACGTAACCGGCATGGTATACACCACGCTCACGGGGCGGCCGTTCTGGGTAGCGGGCTGCCAGGTCCAGTGGTTGAAGAGGCCCACGACGCGCAGGGCCTCGCGGTCGAGGTCGGCGCGGACGCCTTGCTTGAGGCTCACATCGGTGGTGCGGCCCTCGGGGCTGACGGTGAACTGCACCAGTACCTTGCCGGCAACGCCCTCGCGCAGGGCCTGCGCGGGGTAGCGCAGGCTGTCGCGGATAATGGCCTTAAGCTGATCCAAGCCGCCCGGAAATACGGGCATGGTTTCGGTGTAGCGGTACTCCTTGGCAGGGGCCTGGGCTGGTTGTTGGCTATGCACCGGACGGCTGAGCAGGCCAAAGCCTGCCGTAAGCCCGACAAGGGTAAAAAAGCGTTTCACCGAATTGCCATCAGATAGGGAGAGACATGCTATCAAACCGCAAGATACCAAGACCCTCGCCCGCTCACCAAGTGCCGCAAGTTTCCGGCTGCGGTTGGGTTATCGGGGCTTCGGATTACATTAGTTCCCCTATTTTACTTTATGTCCTCCGCTACCGACATCCTCCTCTACCAGTCCCCCAACGGGCAGGCGCAGCTGCAAGTACACCTGCAAAACGAAACCGTGTGGCTCACGCAGGCGCAAATGGCGGAGCTGTTCGACGTCTCGCGTCCCAACGTTACCATGCACGTGCGCAACGTGTTCAAAGAAGGTGAGCTGGCCGAAGAATCAGTTAGGCTGTGTCGGTAAACTCCAGAACGGTCATGCTGAGCCTGTCGAACCGAAGGAAGGCGTAAGCCAAGCATCGCTACCGCTTCGTGGAACGAGCCCAGACGAAGCGGTAGCGATGCTTCGACAGGCTCAGCATGACGACCACGAGGCTTGAAGCAACTTCTCAGACACAGCCTAGTAAGGAATCCTTACATACTGCCGCTGATGGCAAGGGCTACCGCGTCAAGCATTATAACCTTGACGTAATTACCTCGGTGGGTGCAATAGTCCGGAACAGCGCGGCATCGGCAGGCGGGCGCAGGGTTGTTGCTGATGCGGCTTGTTTGCTGAAGCCACAGCTGTTCAGCAACCCGACACCTAGGCTTGCGCAAGCAGCCTGCAGGGCAATGCGGGTAGATAAGGGCATAGGGGTGGCGCATTGATAGCAACGGCGTTGCAGCGCTACCCAATATACACTTATTGCTATGCTTGCAGAAACAGGTTTGCGAGTTGTCAGCGCACTTGCTTGGTGGCCTGTTGTGGCATTGCTATGCGCCTAGGTGCCAGCGGGCTCCATTGGCTAAAGCAGCTTTTCGAGCGCGGCTGCTATGCCCTCGAGGGCGCCCACGTAGTGCACTATCGGCTCGTACAGGCTGCCCGACGACAGCTCTACCTCGGCGCCGGCATTCGGGATGAACAGCCGCAGGATGCCCCGCTCGTGCATGCGCACGAGCAACTGCCCTTCGAGGTAGCGTGTATCGCTCGGAATCCAGTCGGCCGGTACAAAGCCCACTTCGTTTAACTCATATTCTTTCATGCGGCAACGGCGCGGGGCATGCGGCGCCTCCGCGCTGCGGGAGGTTGGTTATGGGTTGGTTGGTGCCGTATCCCAGCCGCCACCTAGGGCGCGGTACAACTCTATCAGCAGCTGAAACTGCTCTTTGCGCAGCTGCGTGGCTTCGAGCTCGGCATCGAGCACGTTGCGCTGGGCGGTAATCACCTCCAGGTAAGTGGCACGGTTGGCCACGTAGAGGTTATTGGAGGCCTCCACGGCCCGGTTGAGCGCGGCTACTTCCTGCTGTTTCAGGGCGTAGGCCCGCCGGAAATAAGCCAGGCCGCTCAGGTTGGTATGCACCTCCCGGAAACCCGTTTGCAAGGCTTTCTGGTAGGCAAACACGGCCTCGCGCTCGGCGGCGGTGGCGCGCTGGTAATCGGCCCTGATCTGGCTGCGGTTGAACACCGGCGCGGCCAGCCCGGCAAGCAGCCCAAACGCCACCGATTGCGGCTGAAACAGCAGCGAGGTGCGGTAGGCATTCAGGCCTACGTAGGGCGTGATGGTGAGCGAAGGCAGAAACGCGGCCCGGGCGGCGGCCACGTCGGCGCGGTTGGCCGTGAGTTCCAGCTCGGTCTGCCGGATATCGGGGCGGCGCAGCAACAGGCGGGTGGGCACGCCGGCGGCTACGCTATCGGGCAGTGCCTGCTGCCGAATGGGTGCCCCCCGCACAACGCGCTGCGGATAGCGACCCAGGAGCTGATTAAGCTCGTTTTCGGCCCGCACGATGCGCTGGCGCACCTGCTGCTCGAGGCTTTGGGTGCGCAGCAACTGCGCCGTAAACTGCTGCACGGCCAGCTCGGTAGCACGGCCACCGGTTTTCTGCACCTTCACAATCTCGAGGGCGCGCTCCTGCAGGCGGGCGTTGCGCACCAGCACATCCAGCTCCGAGTCGAGGGCCAGCAGCTCGTAGTACAGGCTGGCTACTTGCGCCACCAGCGAGGTAGTAACCAGGTATCGGCCCTGCTCGGTGGCCAGCAAACGGGCGTAGGCCGCCTGGCGGCGCTGCCGCAGCTTGCCCCACAGGTCGATTTCCCAGGTGCTGCGCAGGCCCAGGAAATAATCGGGCGTGGCGGGGTTGGGGATGCGCTGGTCGCCGCGGATATTGGGCGAGAGGTTGGTGTCGTAGTTGCCCACGCCGTTGAGCGTGTACTTGCCCCACCGGTCGAAGCCGGCGGCGGCTACTCCGCTTACCGTTGGCAGCAGCGCCCCGCGGGCCGCCACCACGGCCGCGCGGGCCTGCTCGATGCGTTGCACGGCCATGCGCACATCGAGGTTGTTTTGCAGGGCGGTGTCGATAAGGCTGACCAGCCGGGTATCGGCGAAGAACTCGCGCCAGGGCCGCTCGGCAATGCTGACCGAGTCGGTAGCGGCGGCGGGGCCGTACTGCGCCGGCAGCACGGCCGCAGCCCTAGGTGGTGTAGGCTCGGTTACTTTGCAGCCGGCCATCAGCAGCAAGCTCAGCAGAAAATAGAGGCGTTGAGAAAGCATGAGTTGGAGCATATGGGCGGGCTGCCGCAGGGGCGGTTCCCGGCCTGGGTGGTGTAGCGCGTTGTGCAGGGCACAAGCCGAAGCTTCGGCACCGCTTCGCCAAATAGCGGTTCCCCAACCGTAGCCATTTGCTGGCTTGTCGGTGCGAAGCCTGGCTGTGCCCGGCACAACGGTAAGTGGCCTTGCCACCTAGGCGTTTAAGCAGTTGTATGGTTTAGGCGTGTTCGGGCTCGAGGCGCCGCACCGCGCGTTGGTTTTCAACAGCATCTTCTTCGTCGTCCTCGTCGGGCGCGGCGGGTTTGCTCAGGCCCGCAAACAGCACGTACAGGCCCGGAATCAGCACCACCCCAAACAGGGTACCGATGAGCATACCGCCCGCCGAGGCCGTGCCGATGGAGCGGTTGCCCATGGCCCCGGCGCCCGTGGCAATTACCAGCGGAATCAGGCCCGCGATGAACGCGAACGACGTCATCAGAATAGGCCGCAGGCGCGACACGGCACCCTCGACGGCGGCCTCGAGCACCGGGGCGCCCTGCTGCCGGCGCTGGTTGGCTACCTCGATGATGAGAATGGCGTTTTTACCTAGGAGGCCGATGAGCATGACCAGCGCCACTTGCGCGTAAATGTTGTTTTCGAGCCCCAGGACTTTCAGCGACAGGAAGGCGCCGAACACCCCCGTGGGCAACGACAGCAGCACCGGCAGCGGCAGCAGGAAGCTCTCGTACTGCGCCGCCAGCAGCAAGTACACGAACACGATAACCACCAGGAAGATGTAGATGGCCTGGTTGCCCGACAGGATCTGCTCGCGCGTCATGCCCGACCACTCGAAACTGAAGCCGCGCGGCAGCTCCTTGCTGGCCACGCGCTCCACGGCGGCAATGGCGTCGCCGGAGCTGAAGCCGGGGGCGGCGTCGCCGTTGAGCATGGCCGAAGTGTACATGTTGTAGCGCGTGAGCTGCTCGGGGCCGTACACGCGCTCCATCGTCAGGAAGGTGGCGTAGGGCACCATCTCGCCGCGGTCGTTTTTCACGTACAGCTTCAGCACGTCTTCGGGCGCGGCGCGGTAGTTGGGCGCGGCCTGCACCATCACCTTGTACATCTGCCCGAAGCGGATGAAGTTGGAGGCGTAGAACGAGCCCAGCAGCGTTTGCAGGGTGCTCATGGCGCGGTCGACGGTTACGCCCTTTTTGGCGGCCATTTCCTGATCGACGTGGATGAGGTACTGCGGGAAGCTGGCGTCGAAGGTGGTGAAGGCCGAGCCGATTTCGGGCGTTTTGGCCAAGGCCGTGATAAACTTGTTCGACACGGCGGCCGTCTGCTGCAAGTCGCCGCGGCCGGTTTTATCGAGCACGCGCAGCTCAAAACCGCTGCTGTTGCCGAAGCCCGGTACGGTAGGCGGCGAGAAGAACTCGATGCGGGCGTCGCTGATGCCGGCCGTGCGCTTGTTCAACTCCTCAATCAGCTCCTGCACCGACAGCTTGCGTTGGTCCCAGGGTTTCAGGTTGATCATGCCCATGCCGTAGGAGGCCCCGGCCACTTCGTTCAGCAGGCTGTAGCCGGCCAACGTCGAAACCGACTCTACGGCATCGAGCTTGGCGGCTTGCTGCTGAATCTGGTCGAGCACTTTTTCGGTGCGCTCCACGGTGGCCCCGGCGGGCGCCGTTACGTTCACGTAAATCATGCCCTGGTCTTCCGTCGGGATAAAGCCCGTGGGCAGAATCAGGCTCAGCCCAAAGGTGGCAGCGCAGAACAAGGCAAACAGACCTAGGGTAACCGCCCGCTTGGGCGCCCAGCGGCGCAGCAGGCGTTCGTAGCCGCGGGCCACGGCATCGTAGCGGCGGTTGAAGCCGGCAAAAAAGCGCGCCAGCAAACCGGGTCGCTTGCCATCGTCATCGGGCGTGTCGCCCTCAATAGCGTGCGTGGGCTTCAGCAGCAGCGCGCACAATGCCGGCGTAAGCGTAAGGGCGTTGACACCTGAAATGACAATGGAAATGGCCAGCGTGAGCGAGAACTGCCGGTAGAACACGCCCACCGGGCCCGACATAAACGCCACCGGCACAAACACCGCCGACATTACCAGCGTGATGGCCACAATGGCACCGCCAATCTCGCCCATAGCGGCCAGGGTGGCTTTGCGCGCCGAAAGGTGCTCTTCGTGCATTTTCACGTGCACGGCCTCCACCACCACAATGGCGTTATCCACCACAATGCCAATGGCCAGCACCAGCGCGAACAAGGTGAGCAGGTTGATGCTGAAGCCGAACATCTGCATAAAAGCCAGCGTGCCCACCAGTGCTACCGGCACGGCCAGGGCCGGAATAAGCGTGGAGCGCCAATCCTGCAAGAACAGGTACACCACCACAAACACCAGCAGGAAGGCCTCAAACAGCGTGCGTACTACCTCATGGATAGAAGCATCGAGGAAGCGCGACACGTCGTAGCTGATGTTGTACGTCATGCCCGGCGGGAAGCTGGTTTGCTTCAGCTCGGCCATGCGGGTTTTCACGTTCTCGATTACCTCGCGGGCGTTGGAGCCGGGGCGCTGCTTCATCATAATAGCCGCCGAAGGCCGGCCATCGGTTTTGGAGGCCATGCCGTAGCTCAGCGTGCCAAACTCCACGTCGGCTACGTCGCGCAGCTTCAGCACCGAGCCATCGGCGTTGGCCCGGATTACGATGTTCTTGTACTGCTCGGGCTCGAAGAGCTTGCCCGTGTAGCGCAGCACGTACTGCAGCATTTGAGCGGTGCGGCCCGAGCTTTCGCCGGTTTGGCCGGGCGCGGCCTCCACGTTCTGGGCCCGAATGGCCTCCACCACTTCATCAGCCGAAACGTCGTAAGCCAGCAGGCGGTCGGGCTTCAGCCACACGCGCATGGAGTACTCGCGCGAGCCCATGATTTCGGCCCGGCCCACGCCCTCGATGCGCTTGAGCTCCTGCAGAATGTTGATGTCGGCGAAGTTGTAAATGAACTCCTCGTCGGCCGAGGGGTCGTCGCTCATTACATTGAGGTACAGGAGCATGCTGTTCACCTCCTTCTCGGTAGTTACGCCGGCCTTGATTACCTCTTCGGGCAGTTCGTCGATGATGGTCGTGACGCGGTTCTGCACGTTCACGGCCGCGAGGTCGGGGTCGGTGCCCACCTCAAAAAACACCTGAATGGCCGTGATGCCGTTGTTGGAGGTAACGGTGGACATGTACGTCATGCCCGGCACGCCGTTGATGGCGCGCTCCAGCGGCGTGGCCACGGCCTTGGCGCACACCTCGGCGTTGGCGCCGGTGTACTTGGCCGTAACGGTTACGGAGGGCGGCACGATTTCGGGGAACTGCGTGATGGGCAGCGTCAGGAACGCCAGCCCGCCCAACAGCACAAAAATCAGCGAAATGACCAGCGAGAGTACCGGTCGTTTTATAAACAGTGCGAGCATCGGAGCGGCAGGTGGTGGTGGTAGGTGGGGCCGGCAGCCCGGCCACCCAGGGCTGGCTGCCTCCCCCTCACGCCCGCCGAAAGTCGCGGTGCCAGCCGACCAGAACCACACCATTCACCTTTTTCTCCACGGAAAAAAATTATGGCTCGGGTCGGGGTTGCGGCACCGCAGCTTTGGCGGGCGGATGGCGCGGGCGCTTTTGGTGGACGCCTGCGCCATCGGGGCGGGAATTTTAGTAGGCGTGCACGGTGGCCCCGGAGCCGCCACCGCCGCCGGCGGGCTGGGCCCTAGGTGCCAGCAGGCTATCGAGGCCCACGGGGCGGGGCCGGATGCGCATGCCGTCGCGGGCGTCCTGCACGCCTTCGTACACCACCCGGTCGCCGGGTTTCAGGCCGGCCTCCACCACGTAGAAGTGCGAAAGGCGGGTTTTGGGCACGAAGTGCGTTTGGCGCAGGCGGTTGTGCTGGTCGACGAGGAACACGTAGTTTTTATCCTGCAGCTCGAACACGGCTTTTTGCGGCAGCAGCACGGCATCCTCCACCTCGTTGGCCAGCTTTACGCGGCCCGTGGCGCCGTGCTTCAGGAGCTTGTCGGGGTTTTGGAAACGCGCCCGGAAAGCAATGGAGCCGGTGTTGGCGTCGAACTCGCTTTCCACGGTTTCGATGCGCCCCAGGTGCGGATACGGCGAGCCATCGGCCAGCACCAGCTGCACCTCGTCGGCGTGGCTGTTGGGGCCTTTGGCGCGGCGCTTCATGTAATCGAGGTACTCGCCCTCCGACACCGTGAAGTAGGCAAACACCGCCCGGATGTCGGACACGGTGGTAAGCAGCGTGCCATCATCAACCAGGCTGCCGACTTTCAGCGGAATGCGGTCGATGATGCCGTCGAAGGGCGCGCGCACCTGCGTGTACGAAAGGTGCAGCTGGGCATCGGCCAACGACGAGCGGGCCTGCGCAGCTTCGGATTGGGCGGCCTTCAGCTTGGCCTGCGCCACCTCCAGCTCGGTTTTCGACACGATGTTTTTATCCACCAGCAGCGTTACCTGCTTTACCTCCAGCTCGGCCACGCGCGTGGCGGCCTGGGCGCTGGCCAGGGCGGCTTTGGCTTTGCTGATTTGGGTGCGGTAGGGCGCGTCGTTGATGCTGAACAGCAGCTGGCCCTGCTTTACCTCCTGCCCTTCGTCGACGTGAATCCTATCGAGGAAGCCTTGCACGCGGCCGCGCACCTCCACGTTGCGCAGGGCCTGAATGTCGGCCACGTACTTGCGAAACAGCACGGTATCCTTGGCTACCAGCTGCGTTACGGGCAGCACGGGCGTGTCGTCGGCGGCCGCGCCGGTAGCCGATTGTTCGGTTTCGCCTTTGGCCGTGCAGCCCGCCAGGGCCAGGCCACCTAGGGCAGCGGTAAGTACGGATAGGCAGAGTATTCGGGGTAGCGGTAATGACATAACAAATTGGCCCAAAGGCCACGAGGTGCAACAACGGCGCAAAGCTGTAGCTACAGCATTAGAGCCGCATTAGGCTGAGATTAGAAAAGATTAGAGCCGCGTTTGGGCGGTGGGTTGCTCTTGCCGCAGCAGGCTCACGAGCAGGCTATCCTTGCGTAGCTGCTCGGCCTGGCAATCGGCCAGCTGGCCTTGCATCAGGCGCAGTTCCACCGCCGATTCGTCGGCGCGGGTGTCGGCCACGGCTTCGCGGTCGAGGAGGTGGTCGGCGCTGGGGTACAGCAAGTAGCAATTCAGGCTGGCCGACAACAGCAACCCTGCCAGCAGCAAAATGGCTGGCAGCTGCGTCGGCCGACGATGCTTTTTCATGGGCATAAATGCACTGATCAGCCACGAAGGAGGCTTCAGGGCATTAGAGCCACGTGAGAACGGGATTAGAAAAGATTAAGGGGGCCAGGGCCTCACCCCCGGCCCCTCTCCAAAAGAGAGGGGAGCCTGGCAACCTAGGGAATAGGTGTCATGCCGAGCATGTTGCGCATCGAGCAAGGAACCGAGACATCTGGTGCACGGACGCCTGATAGCATACACTCCCCCTCTCCCTCATGTCGCGCCTGGAGCGAGGTAGGGGGCCGTGCCCCGTAGGGGTCCCGTGAGGCCCCAACAGCAGCACGCCAGATGCCTCGGTTCCTTGCTCGATGCGCAACATGCTCGGCATGACAGCCAAGCCCTAGGTGCTAGTGTGCCGCTTTAGGCTCGGCAGCGGCTACGTAGGCCGGCAGGCGCACGGTGGCGGTGGTGCCCTGCCCCGGCTCGGAGCTTATGGTAAGCTCGCCTTTGTGCAGGCGCACCACTTTCTGCGTGATGGGCAGGCCAATGCCGTGG
The sequence above is drawn from the Hymenobacter sp. YIM 151858-1 genome and encodes:
- a CDS encoding NAD(P)/FAD-dependent oxidoreductase, coding for MRHADICILGAGPAGATAALHLANASHRVTVLDKATFPRDKVCGDALSGKVLMELRRIDEALPAKLAAWPGQLPSWGIDFFAPNGQRLSVPFRPRYNPDTEAPAGHVARRLDFDQLLVDELRLRPEVELLEGTTVANHRLGADGRWLLLDAADRPIITARLLLVANGAQSAFARQIGGHALEPAHHCAGLRVYYRGVRQLHPHNFIELHFLPDFLPGYLWIFPLPDGAANVGVGMLTKEVSRKRVNLRERLHELLTTHPKLRERFAEATPEGPVRGFGLPLGSKRRPLSGNGYLLLGDAGSLIDPFTGEGIGHAMISGRHAADWAARALAANDTSARFLQGYDAAVYRRLGKELRLSHGMQRLLRWPSLFNFVANRAARNPTLAETLSAMFLDLDLRERLRQPSFYLRLLAGK
- a CDS encoding energy transducer TonB, coding for MKRFFTLVGLTAGFGLLSRPVHSQQPAQAPAKEYRYTETMPVFPGGLDQLKAIIRDSLRYPAQALREGVAGKVLVQFTVSPEGRTTDVSLKQGVRADLDREALRVVGLFNHWTWQPATQNGRPVSVVYTMPVTFGVPGVASQVAAGPDSLDLLPLKGLQPALNYWSPDRGIIPPDKGIVYGSCVQRLGFSSGGFGQYVRLVNLGTGKAVRLEVKPAFKSARSNSFCFAVPPGRYALHFYEYTESKWYGGETFTENLRKAANPANAVAATRYVFTVAAGQVHYLGTWHFEQPGQPRFTDDKADLDARLRGTYKKLPFDAARTALPQ
- the lpdA gene encoding dihydrolipoyl dehydrogenase, whose amino-acid sequence is MALQYDVVVIGSGPGGYVAAIRASQLGLKVGVVERESLGGICLNWGCIPTKALLKSAQVFDYLKHPQEYGLSADNVGYDFAAVVKRSRGVAEGMSKGVTFLLKKNKVDVISGTAKISKPGEVAVTKADGGSETIQAKHIILATGARARELPNLPIDHKKILGYRDAMVLPEQPKTMVVVGSGAIGVEFAYFYATMGTKVTIVEFMPRIVPVEDEEVSKQLERSFKKSGIDILTNASVEKVDTSGPGCKVTIKTAKGEQQMDADVVLSAVGIQPNLENLGLEELGITVEKGRIKVDEYYRTNVPGIYAIGDIVPGPALAHVASAEGITCVEAIAGHHPEPINYGNIPGCTYCYPEIASVGLTEEEAKKQGYDVLVGKFPFSASGKASASGAKDGFVKVIFDKKYGEWLGAHMIGAGVTDMIAEAVVARKLETTGHEIIKAIHPHPTMSEAVMEAAAAAYGEVIHL
- the trxA gene encoding thioredoxin, with the protein product MAKKSFNELINSPGMPVLVDFYADWCGPCKAMAPILEQVAARHQGKIKVIKVDVDRNPAAAQQFRVQGIPTLILFHKGQPVWRQSGVVPEPQLNQVLAGYVGQRA
- a CDS encoding efflux transporter outer membrane subunit: MLSQRLYFLLSLLLMAGCKVTEPTPPRAAAVLPAQYGPAAATDSVSIAERPWREFFADTRLVSLIDTALQNNLDVRMAVQRIEQARAAVVAARGALLPTVSGVAAAGFDRWGKYTLNGVGNYDTNLSPNIRGDQRIPNPATPDYFLGLRSTWEIDLWGKLRQRRQAAYARLLATEQGRYLVTTSLVAQVASLYYELLALDSELDVLVRNARLQERALEIVKVQKTGGRATELAVQQFTAQLLRTQSLEQQVRQRIVRAENELNQLLGRYPQRVVRGAPIRQQALPDSVAAGVPTRLLLRRPDIRQTELELTANRADVAAARAAFLPSLTITPYVGLNAYRTSLLFQPQSVAFGLLAGLAAPVFNRSQIRADYQRATAAEREAVFAYQKALQTGFREVHTNLSGLAYFRRAYALKQQEVAALNRAVEASNNLYVANRATYLEVITAQRNVLDAELEATQLRKEQFQLLIELYRALGGGWDTAPTNP
- a CDS encoding tetratricopeptide repeat protein yields the protein MKPAIQSLPALGGLLLILLTAQCSATRENETPTMAARARLNEAAAAAAADSGRALAPAAATPVASTEPALGAAAPEAAVAPGAGAAERRTPADFRAEIKAADARLKANPRNADALIARGRAKAQLKDYRNALTDFNAALRIKATNPVALYNRGLTRLRLKEYNAAISDFGKTLRYNPTDKEAYFGRGIAKMQLGNYKGAMPDFNKAIELDAQYADAYEYRGICYASLNKPEDARRDLERASELNPEANKSLRRFAGK